One segment of Sinorhizobium sp. BG8 DNA contains the following:
- a CDS encoding Mth938-like domain-containing protein, whose protein sequence is MPKGIEIRDAHFPGRAPIDAYGNGGFRFADMSHRGSILCLPSGIYGWDKVENDPLTVADLERVLDEAGDIEVLLVGTGSQIRPLSAELRAALKDKRIISDPMSTGAAVRTFNVMLAESRAVAAALIAV, encoded by the coding sequence ATGCCTAAAGGTATAGAAATTCGAGATGCGCACTTTCCTGGCCGCGCGCCCATCGACGCCTACGGCAATGGCGGGTTTCGCTTTGCGGACATGTCGCATCGCGGCTCGATCCTGTGCTTGCCATCCGGAATCTATGGTTGGGACAAGGTCGAGAATGATCCCCTGACCGTAGCCGATCTCGAGCGCGTGCTGGACGAGGCAGGTGACATAGAGGTGCTGCTGGTCGGGACCGGCAGCCAGATACGTCCGCTTTCGGCCGAACTGCGGGCGGCGCTGAAGGACAAGCGGATCATTTCGGATCCCATGAGTACGGGAGCCGCGGTGCGCACCTTTAACGTCATGCTCGCGGAATCCCGGGCAGTCGCGGCCGCCCTCATCGCCGTGTAA
- the secD gene encoding protein translocase subunit SecD, with translation MLQFARWKTIVAWLVAFASFLIALPTVLPPEQAQLLPSWMSGKRLAPGLDLTGGTYLMLKLEHQDVLNDRLAATVDATAQALRSARIPYSGLMGTGHEAQVRIRDAARTKDALAALASLAGVTTTDDGTGLLHVVLTPVAIEEANANAARESLDVVTRRMRELGLADGVARLDGKQRIVVQVAGLSDPQRLKDMLGQRGTLSARLIDTKSSVEAAMESGAPPGTQLLYSLDEPPEGFLVNRSAVFTAADITAAAASVNDRAGAAAIELQLNPAAAERLSQTTRDNIGQRLAIVLDEQVLSTLDIDAPIAGDALKITGGFDETGAVNLAMVLRAGELPASLTLLEERSIEPALGASSARSALLAVLVSGVAVAIFMAGFYGTFGLIAAIGLCFNLLMILAVLVLTGTVITLPGIAGIVLIIGIAVDSNVLIYERMREEYRNEPSLADAVENGYSRAFSTIVDAAMTTLIAVLVLFLLGSAPIQGFAIVVGVGIITTFFVTFTLTRWLIVGRLRLIRASHLPRAIRTVIFDGVHLRFMSIRNRVFLVTALLTIGAAGLMMSGAVHMGIDFSGGALLEVRARQGDADAEDIAGRLRELNLGDVFVRGSGSPSTAVIRIYTQEGGENAEQTSALVARGELEEDYEIRRVEVVGPSVSGDFISAATFGILVGFLALMGYIWARFEWQFAIGAIIAVAHDIFLTIGFLALLSLEFNIGSVAALLTIAGYSLNDTVVVYDRIRENLKRYRLMPLPLVIDASINQTLSRTVLTSATTLLALAMLAIFGGEAIRAFTLTMLFGVAVGTFSSIYIAGPVLILFKLRPDRYRIGRGGTSAAPQAGGDHA, from the coding sequence ATGCTGCAATTCGCCCGCTGGAAAACCATTGTTGCCTGGCTCGTTGCCTTTGCGAGCTTTCTGATCGCCCTTCCCACCGTGCTACCGCCGGAACAGGCGCAATTGCTGCCCTCCTGGATGTCCGGGAAGAGGCTTGCGCCGGGGCTTGATCTTACCGGCGGAACCTACCTGATGCTCAAGCTGGAGCATCAGGACGTGCTCAACGATCGGCTTGCCGCGACAGTCGATGCGACCGCACAGGCCTTGAGGTCGGCGCGCATCCCCTATTCGGGATTGATGGGAACCGGCCACGAGGCACAGGTTCGCATCCGCGATGCAGCGCGAACGAAGGATGCGCTCGCGGCTCTTGCAAGCCTCGCCGGCGTCACAACCACTGACGACGGCACAGGACTGTTGCACGTCGTGCTGACGCCCGTGGCCATCGAAGAGGCAAACGCCAACGCCGCGCGGGAATCCCTCGACGTGGTCACCCGCCGCATGCGCGAACTCGGGCTCGCCGACGGTGTGGCGCGGCTGGATGGAAAGCAGCGAATCGTCGTCCAGGTCGCGGGCCTGTCGGATCCGCAACGGTTGAAGGACATGCTGGGGCAGCGCGGCACTTTGTCCGCGCGGCTGATCGATACCAAAAGCTCTGTCGAAGCGGCCATGGAGAGCGGTGCTCCTCCCGGTACGCAGCTTCTTTATTCCCTCGACGAACCGCCCGAAGGATTCCTCGTAAATCGGTCGGCGGTCTTCACGGCGGCGGATATCACTGCGGCGGCAGCCTCGGTCAACGATCGTGCCGGTGCTGCGGCCATCGAACTTCAGCTGAACCCCGCAGCGGCTGAGCGGCTTTCGCAAACGACGAGGGATAACATCGGACAGAGGCTTGCGATCGTCCTGGACGAGCAGGTTCTGTCGACGTTGGATATCGACGCTCCCATTGCCGGTGATGCGTTGAAGATCACCGGCGGTTTCGACGAGACCGGAGCGGTGAACCTTGCGATGGTGCTGAGGGCTGGCGAGTTGCCGGCGTCCCTGACGCTTCTGGAGGAAAGGTCGATCGAGCCGGCGCTCGGGGCCTCCTCGGCGCGCTCGGCACTGCTGGCGGTTCTCGTCAGCGGCGTGGCGGTCGCGATCTTCATGGCGGGCTTCTACGGAACCTTCGGGCTGATCGCCGCGATTGGCCTGTGCTTCAACTTGCTTATGATCCTGGCCGTGCTGGTGTTGACCGGGACGGTAATCACGCTTCCCGGGATAGCCGGCATCGTCCTCATCATCGGCATTGCTGTCGACTCGAACGTATTGATCTACGAACGCATGCGGGAAGAGTACCGCAACGAACCGTCGCTGGCTGATGCCGTCGAGAATGGCTACTCGCGCGCATTCTCGACGATTGTCGATGCTGCGATGACGACACTGATTGCCGTCCTGGTCCTGTTCCTGCTTGGCTCTGCGCCGATACAGGGCTTCGCCATTGTCGTCGGCGTCGGTATCATCACCACCTTCTTCGTCACCTTTACGTTGACGCGATGGCTGATCGTGGGTCGGCTTCGCCTCATCCGTGCCAGCCATCTGCCGCGGGCGATCCGCACGGTGATCTTCGACGGCGTGCACCTGCGCTTCATGTCCATCCGCAATCGCGTATTCCTCGTGACCGCGTTGCTGACGATCGGGGCAGCCGGATTGATGATGAGCGGCGCGGTGCACATGGGCATCGATTTCAGCGGCGGAGCGTTGCTGGAAGTCCGGGCGCGTCAGGGCGATGCCGATGCGGAGGACATTGCCGGACGACTGCGCGAGCTGAACCTCGGCGATGTCTTCGTTCGCGGGTCGGGATCCCCCAGCACTGCCGTCATTCGCATTTACACGCAGGAGGGTGGAGAGAATGCGGAGCAGACGTCTGCCCTGGTCGCGCGGGGCGAGTTGGAGGAGGACTATGAAATCCGCCGGGTCGAGGTCGTGGGGCCGTCGGTTTCCGGGGATTTCATTTCGGCCGCGACCTTCGGCATTCTCGTCGGTTTTCTCGCCCTCATGGGATACATCTGGGCACGGTTCGAGTGGCAGTTCGCCATCGGCGCCATCATTGCCGTTGCGCACGACATCTTTCTCACGATCGGCTTTCTCGCGCTGCTCAGCCTCGAGTTCAACATTGGAAGCGTTGCCGCGCTTCTGACCATTGCAGGCTACTCCCTCAATGATACCGTCGTGGTCTACGACCGGATTCGCGAGAACCTGAAACGCTACCGGCTGATGCCGCTGCCACTCGTCATCGATGCTTCGATCAACCAGACCCTGTCGCGCACGGTGCTGACGTCGGCGACGACGCTGCTGGCGCTCGCCATGCTCGCGATCTTCGGAGGCGAGGCCATTCGTGCGTTCACGCTCACCATGCTCTTTGGTGTGGCGGTCGGAACTTTTTCCTCTATCTACATCGCCGGGCCGGTGCTCATTCTTTTCAAACTGAGGCCGGACCGCTATCGCATCGGACGCGGCGGTACGTCTGCCGCACCGCAGGCCGGAGGTGACCATGCCTAA
- a CDS encoding DUF1127 domain-containing protein, which translates to MNPIRIAKNWISYRRTLNELGNLSNHTLSDIGLTRYDIRGIAARSFR; encoded by the coding sequence ATGAACCCGATCCGCATTGCAAAGAACTGGATTAGCTACCGCCGCACCCTGAACGAACTCGGCAACCTGTCGAACCACACGCTCTCGGACATCGGCCTGACCCGCTACGACATCCGTGGCATCGCAGCACGTTCCTTCCGCTAA
- the trmFO gene encoding methylenetetrahydrofolate--tRNA-(uracil(54)-C(5))-methyltransferase (FADH(2)-oxidizing) TrmFO: MNTTTSFAPIHVIGGGLAGSEASWQIAESGVPVILHEMRGVRGTDAHKTDGLAELVCSNSFRSDDAMSNAVGVLHAEMRLAGSLIMKAADANQVPAGGALAVDRDGFSAAVTAALEAHPLITIVREEVAGLPPAEWDQAIIATGPLTSPALAAAIQQQTGADQLAFFDAIAPIVHTHSIDMDVCWFQSRYDKVGPGGTGKDYINCPMDEAQYNAFVDALVAGDTTGFKEWEGTPYFDGCLPIEIMAERGRETLRHGPMKPMGLTNSHNPSVKPYAVVQLRQDNALGTLYNMVGFQTKLKYGAQAEIFRLIPGLANAEFARLGGLHRNTYIHSPVLLDRTLALKGRPGLRFAGQITGCEGYVESASIGLLAGRFAAAERHGDTPRLPPETTAFGSLLNHITGGHIVSDDEPGKRSFQPMNINFGLFPLLEPGEIVRPEGIKRFRGKDKAIAKKKATAQRALADCANWLDQTA, from the coding sequence ATGAACACTACGACCTCCTTTGCACCCATTCACGTCATCGGCGGCGGACTGGCAGGCTCCGAAGCCAGCTGGCAGATCGCGGAAAGCGGCGTTCCCGTCATTCTCCATGAAATGCGCGGCGTGCGCGGCACGGACGCCCACAAGACCGATGGTCTTGCCGAGCTCGTCTGCTCCAACTCGTTCCGCTCCGACGACGCGATGAGCAATGCGGTCGGGGTCCTGCATGCGGAGATGAGGCTCGCCGGTTCGCTCATCATGAAGGCTGCGGATGCCAACCAGGTGCCGGCCGGCGGCGCACTGGCGGTCGATCGCGACGGCTTTTCGGCCGCGGTCACCGCCGCGCTCGAGGCACACCCTCTCATCACGATCGTGCGCGAGGAGGTCGCGGGCCTGCCTCCGGCTGAATGGGATCAGGCAATCATCGCCACCGGCCCGCTGACATCTCCAGCACTCGCCGCCGCCATCCAGCAGCAGACAGGTGCCGACCAGCTCGCCTTCTTCGACGCCATCGCACCCATCGTCCACACCCACAGCATCGACATGGATGTCTGCTGGTTCCAGTCCCGCTACGACAAGGTTGGACCGGGTGGAACGGGCAAGGACTACATCAACTGCCCGATGGACGAGGCGCAGTACAATGCCTTCGTCGATGCGCTGGTTGCTGGCGACACGACCGGTTTCAAGGAGTGGGAAGGCACGCCCTATTTCGACGGCTGCCTGCCCATCGAGATCATGGCCGAGCGCGGGCGCGAAACGCTGCGCCACGGCCCGATGAAGCCGATGGGTCTCACCAACTCGCATAATCCTTCGGTCAAGCCCTATGCCGTCGTACAGCTCCGTCAGGACAATGCGCTCGGCACGCTCTACAACATGGTGGGCTTCCAGACGAAACTGAAATACGGCGCCCAGGCGGAGATCTTCCGGCTGATTCCGGGTCTCGCAAACGCAGAATTCGCCCGCCTCGGCGGTCTGCATCGCAATACCTACATCCACTCTCCGGTTCTGCTGGACCGCACTCTGGCATTGAAGGGTCGCCCAGGACTGCGCTTTGCGGGTCAGATCACCGGCTGCGAGGGCTATGTCGAAAGCGCAAGCATCGGACTGCTCGCCGGGCGGTTCGCCGCCGCAGAACGCCACGGGGATACACCGCGCCTTCCGCCGGAGACCACGGCCTTCGGATCACTGCTGAACCACATCACCGGTGGGCACATCGTGTCCGACGACGAACCGGGCAAGCGCTCCTTCCAGCCGATGAACATCAACTTTGGCCTGTTCCCTCTGTTGGAGCCGGGCGAGATCGTGCGTCCCGAGGGCATCAAGCGCTTCCGCGGCAAGGACAAGGCGATCGCGAAGAAGAAAGCGACGGCCCAGCGCGCGCTGGCGGATTGCGCCAACTGGCTGGATCAGACGGCATAG
- a CDS encoding phytoene/squalene synthase family protein, which produces MSAEYSHCLEVLRETDRDRYLACLLAPEPARGALAALYAFNAEIARVRDIVREALAGEIRLQWWRDLLEGAPSGEATGNPLAAALMDTVRQYHLPVAVLLDMIDARIFDIYNDPMESRTTLEGYAGETASALIQLASLVLDPANASKSSDAAGHAGVAQTIAGTLLLLPIHRRRGQVYIPADLLAATGLSAEGLLAGTDTDAIRRAINAYSGLGREHLRRASEAGGISPGNFPAFVPVAIARHVFDSAEKAGAAVLDKSIVPAQWRRQWWMWRSVRRQAF; this is translated from the coding sequence ATGAGCGCGGAATACTCCCATTGTCTGGAGGTGCTTCGCGAGACCGACCGTGACCGCTATCTCGCCTGCCTGCTCGCGCCCGAACCGGCCCGGGGCGCGCTTGCGGCACTCTACGCCTTCAATGCCGAGATCGCGCGGGTGCGCGACATCGTACGCGAGGCGCTTGCCGGCGAGATCCGACTGCAATGGTGGCGGGATCTGCTTGAAGGCGCTCCGAGCGGGGAGGCGACCGGCAATCCGCTTGCTGCTGCCCTCATGGACACCGTCCGCCAGTATCACCTGCCGGTCGCCGTGTTGCTCGACATGATCGATGCGCGCATCTTCGACATCTACAACGACCCCATGGAAAGCCGGACGACCCTCGAAGGCTATGCCGGGGAAACCGCGTCCGCCCTGATCCAGTTGGCCAGTCTCGTTCTCGATCCCGCGAACGCTTCGAAATCGTCGGACGCGGCCGGTCATGCCGGGGTCGCACAGACGATCGCAGGGACCTTGCTGCTCTTGCCAATTCATCGCCGCCGGGGACAGGTCTACATTCCGGCCGACCTGCTCGCAGCAACGGGTCTTAGCGCCGAGGGGTTGCTCGCAGGGACCGACACGGATGCGATACGGCGCGCGATCAACGCCTATTCCGGCCTCGGACGCGAGCATCTGCGCAGGGCGAGCGAAGCTGGGGGCATCTCGCCCGGCAATTTCCCTGCCTTCGTCCCTGTCGCGATCGCCCGACATGTTTTCGACAGTGCCGAGAAGGCCGGAGCGGCGGTCCTGGACAAATCCATAGTGCCGGCCCAGTGGCGTCGCCAGTGGTGGATGTGGCGTTCGGTCCGGCGGCAAGCATTCTGA